TGAACAGTGAATGGCCGCTGGCTTCGCGGTTCTCACTGTCGAGGCCGAGGGTGTCCATCAAGGCGTCGGTGGCGTAGCTGAAGATCAGCAGGTAGAACGCATCGCGCAGGTGGCCGTTGTAGTCCACCCAGTCGGGTTGGATGGCTGTGGTGTAGGTCGTCAGTGCAGGCATGGTCAGTACTCGGTTAAAAATGTGGGACCCGACAAGCCAGCTCCCACAGGGATCAACAGCGGTTATTCAGCGAAGGCCATACCGTGTTTTGCCTTGGTGGTCTTCACCGCCTCCAGCACCGCCAGCAGGCAATCATCACGATAGCGCTCCAGCGCCGAAATGCTGTGTGTGCCCAGTTGATCGCTGGTGCCATCGACCACATCGTCAATCAGCTTGTCAGTCAGCTCCGGTGCCGGCAGGTAGGTCCACGGCAGCTGCAACGCCGGGCCAAATTGCGCCATGAAGTGCCGCATGCCCGCATCCCCACCCGCCAGGGTGTAGGTCAGAATGTGCCCATGAACGACCAGCGCAGGCCTGCGCCAAAGCGAATGGCGTCGTCAATTTCACCGGTGGTGGCCACGCCGTCGTTCACCAGGTGCAGCGCCTCACGCCACAGCGCTTCCAGCAGGCGGTCGGCAATAAAACCAGGGACTTCCTTGCGCACATGCAACGGGCGCATGCCGAGGAATTCATAGACTTTGATTGCTGCCTGAATGGCTTCTGGCGCGGTGTTCTTGCCGCCTACCACTTCCACCAGTGGCAGCAGGTAAACCGGGTTGAACGGGTGGCCGACCACGCAGCGCTCAGGGTGGGTCGAGCCCTCGTAGAACTCACTCGGCAACAGGCCCGAGGTGCTCGAGCCAATCAACGCATTCGGCTTGGCCGCTGCGCTGATCTTGCTGTGCAGTTCCAGTTTCAACTCCAGGCGTTCCGGAGCGCTTTCCTGGATGAAATCCGCGTCTTTCACGCACTCTTCAATGGTGGCGACAAAGCGCAGGCGGTCCTGGGAGGCACCGGGTGCCAGGCCTTGTTTTTCCAGCGCGCCCCAGGCGTTGGCGACGCGTTTGCGCAGGGCAGCTTCAGCGCCGGGCGCGGGGTCCCAGGCGATGACATCCAGGCCGTGGGCCAAGGCGCGGGATACCCAGCCGCTGCCGATGACACCGCTGCCCAGGGCGGCGAAGGTTTTGATTTCGGTGATAAAGCTCATGGCGACATTCCTAAGGGGTTCAGTGATTCAATGTGGAAGCCAATCTAAATGTGGGAGCTGGCTTGCCTGCGATAGCGGTGTACCAGTGATGTATTCAGTGGCGGGTGTACCGCAATCGCGGGCAAGCCCGCTCCCACATGTTTATCCGCGTTTAGTCAGGCCCATCTTGATGCGCCCCTCAGCCGGGGTCATGACCCGTGCACCCAAGCGGCTGAGGATTTCACTGGCGCGTTCCACCAACTGCCCGTTGGTTGCCAGCACACCCTTGTCCAGCCACAGGTTGTCCTCCAAACCGACCCGCACGTTGCCGCCCAGCAGCACTGCTTGCGCCGCCATTGGCATTTGCATGCGGCCGATGCCGAACCCGGCCCACACGGCGTCGGCTGGCAGGTTGTCGACCATGGCTTTCATGGTGGTGGTGTCGGCCGGTGCGCCCCATGGGATGCCCAGGCACAGTTGGAACAGCGGGTCGTCCAGCAGGCCTTCCTTGATCATCTGCTTGGCAAACCACAGGTGGCCGGTGTCGAAGATCTCCAGCTCGGCTTTCACGCCCAGCTCCTGGATGCGCTTGGCGCCAGCACGCAGTTGGGCCGGGGTGGACACGTAAATGGTGTCGCCATCACCGAAGTTCAGGGTGCCGCAATCCAGGGTGCAGATTTCCGGCAGTAATTCTTCGACGTGAGCCAGGCGGGTCAGCGGGCCGACCAAGTCGGTGTTGGGGCCGAACTCCATTGGGTTTTCGCCGCCGCCGATCTCAGGTCGCCGCCCATGCCGGCGGTGAGGTTGACGATGATGTCGATGTCGGCTTCGCGAATGCGCTCCATCACTTCGCGGTACAGTGCGACGTCACGGCTGAACTTGCCGGTTTGCGGGTCACGTACATGGCAGTGCACAACGGTGGCGCCGGCCTTGGCGGCTTCTACCGCAGCGGCGGCGATTTGTTTGGGAGTGACCGGCACGTGTGGGCTTCGGCTGGTCGTGTCGCCAGCACCGGTGAGTGCGCAGGTGATGATGACGTCGTGGTTCATGAGGCGGTTCCTTACAGGCGGGCGTAGTGGTGCCGTTCGCAGCCAGGAGCGACTGCGAAACGGTGGTTCGAATCAGGTTATTTGCTGGTCAGTTGCAGGTTGGCCGCAGCCGGTTTGCCGTCGAAGGTGGTCACGCCTTCCAGCCAGCGCTGCTGGTCTTGTGGGTGATCCTTGAGCCACTGCTTGGCGGACTCGATAGCGTCCTTGTGATCCAGCAGCGGCTGCATCATCCGGCTCTCATCGGCGGCGGTGAAGGTCAGGTTGGTCAGCAGTTTGTGCACGTTAGGGCACTGCTCGGCGTAGTTCGGCGCGGTCACGCTCCACACGGTGGCCATGCCTTCGTTCGGGCCCAGGGCGTCGTCGCTGCCGGTGAGGTAGGTCATGGCGACGTTGACGTTCATCGGGTGCGGCGCCCAGCCGAAGAACACCACGGCTTCCTTGCGGCGCACGGCTCGGTCAACGGCGGCCAACATTCCGGCTTCGCTGGACTCGACCAGCTGGAACTTGCCCAGGCCGAACTGGTTCTTGGCGATCATCGCCTTGATCTGGGTATTGGCGCCCGAGCCCGGCTCGATGCCATAGATCTTGCCGCCCAGCTCTTTTTCGAACTTGGCGATATCGGCGAAGGTTTTCAGGCCCTTGTCCGCCAGGTAAGTCGGCACGGCGAGGGTGGCGCGCGCGTCTTCCAGGCTCGGTTTGTCGAGGACCTTGACTTGCTTGGCATCGACAAACGGGGTGATGGTCTGGGTCATCAGCGGGTTCCAGTAGCCGAGGAACAAGTCCAGGCGCTGGTCGCGGATGCCGGCGAAGATAATTTGCTGGGACGCGCTAGTCTGTTTGGTCTTGTAGCCGAGGCCGTCGAGCAACACTTGGGTCATGGCGCTGGTGGCGATCACGTCGGTCCAGTTCACCACGCCCATGCGCACGTTCTGGCAAGACGCCGCATCGGCGGCCAGTACGTTTGTGCTCAAAATGGCGCTGGCGCTGAGTGCGAGCACACAGCGGCTGATCAGTCGGTTCATGGTGGTTCCCTCGGCAGGTCGTTATTGTGGGTTCCGGCGTCTTTGTGCACCGTGGCCCCACGTTACGCAGCTTGGAAGGTGACAAAACGCACGGCGGCGACCCGCTTTTGCACTGCAGCGACCTGCCCCCTTGAATCCACCCGAGAACGGGAGTATCACAGTGCCACGCTGCCCGCCTGACGAGAGCGCCACCATGTCCCAGGATTTCTATTTTTTGCTGATGCCGGGCTTCTCGGCCATTGGCTTTATCTCCGCCCTTGAGCCGCTGCGGGTGGCCAACCGCTTTCGTGGCGAGTTGTACCGCTGGCATGTGCTGAGTGCCGATGGCGGCGCGGTATTGGCGAGCAATGGCATGTCGGTCAACGCCGATGCGGCGTTGGAACCGCTGAAAAAGGGCGCGACATTATTGGTGGTCGCAGGCTTTGAGCCTTTGCAGTTCGCCACGCCGGCGCTGGAACACTGGCTGCGCCGCCTTGATCACGACGGCGTCACCCTCGGCGCCATCGACACCGGCGCCTGCGTCCTTGCCGAAGCCGGATTGCTCGATGGCCACAGGCTTACCCTGCATTGGGAAGCCATCGATGCGTTCAAGGAGTCCTATCCGCACCTCACGGTGAC
The Pseudomonas poae DNA segment above includes these coding regions:
- a CDS encoding choline ABC transporter substrate-binding protein, which translates into the protein MNRLISRCVLALSASAILSTNVLAADAASCQNVRMGVVNWTDVIATSAMTQVLLDGLGYKTKQTSASQQIIFAGIRDQRLDLFLGYWNPLMTQTITPFVDAKQVKVLDKPSLEDARATLAVPTYLADKGLKTFADIAKFEKELGGKIYGIEPGSGANTQIKAMIAKNQFGLGKFQLVESSEAGMLAAVDRAVRRKEAVVFFGWAPHPMNVNVAMTYLTGSDDALGPNEGMATVWSVTAPNYAEQCPNVHKLLTNLTFTAADESRMMQPLLDHKDAIESAKQWLKDHPQDQQRWLEGVTTFDGKPAAANLQLTSK